In one Gossypium hirsutum isolate 1008001.06 chromosome D09, Gossypium_hirsutum_v2.1, whole genome shotgun sequence genomic region, the following are encoded:
- the LOC107891875 gene encoding pentatricopeptide repeat-containing protein At2g36980, mitochondrial, with translation MPSNLHQLTSKIVSLSKSGFITTARKLFDEMPHKDSITWNAMLSSYSQLGLHTDALSLFHLMRYTNTKPDHFTFTSTLNACSGLGSFRNGTKVHALIIAFGYQCYLPVNNSVIDMYGKCLDPCSARKAFEEMGGSIRNEVTWCSLLFAYANSGQFSVAFETFYEMPKRVLVAWNIMITGFARYGEVEMCIQLLKEMRESLCCFPDEWTFSSLMNACTESSDYAYGCTAHGFIIKIGWSSAMEVKNSILSFYAKLGCMDVAIKEFESVGLLSQVSWNAMIDGYIKMGNTIDAFHVFQRAPMKNVISWTSMIAGYARNGEGEQALNLFVQMVRSCICLDEFTFGAILHACSSLAVLGFGKMVHGCVIRYGFQAYVYVGNGLVNMYAKCGDIKGSSYAFNEILEKDLVSWNAMLFGFGMHGLSTQALQIYDEMVAHGMKPDKVSFIGLLMTCSHAGLINKGRLFFDIMSSLYGLTYEIDHVACMVDMLGRGGYLVEAKELSSKYSKKDTVEAKSSSYEALLGACSIHGDVRMGVSVRDDLQHSVDSQKDMGYVLLSNLYCASGQWKEAEIVRKAMVDQGVKKMPGYSWIEVKNKVTVFVAGNISHPYREELYMILNSLDPEMRNPCFSSFEI, from the coding sequence ATGCCTTCAAATTTGCACCAACTGACCTCCAAAATCGTGTCTTTGTCAAAGTCCGGCTTTATCACGACCGCTCGCAAACTGTTCGATGAAATGCCTCAcaaagactccatcacttggaatGCAATGCTTTCAAGCTACTCTCAATTGGGTCTTCACACAGATGCACTCTCTCTTTTCCACCTCATGAGATATACCAACACAAAGCCTGACCACTTCACCTTCACATCAACTCTAAATGCTTGTTCCGGCCTTGGCTCGTTTCGTAATGGAACAAAAGTCCACGCATTAATCATTGCTTTCGGGTACCAATGCTATTTACCTGTTAATAATTCTGTTATTGATATGTATGGGAAATGCTTAGATCCTTGTAGTGCAAGAAAAGCGTTTGAAGAGATGGGTGGAAGTATAAGAAATGAAGTGACTTGGTGTTCTCTTCTATTTGCTTATGCAAATTCTGGTCAGTTTAGTGTTGCATTTGAAACCTTTTATGAGATGCCAAAAAGGGTTTTAGTTGCTTGGAACATTATGATTACGGGTTTTGCTCGATATGGGGAAGTTGAAATGTGTATTCAGTTGCTTAAAGAAATGAGAGAGAGTTTGTGTTGTTTTCCTGATGAGTGGACTTTTAGTTCTCTAATGAATGCGTGTACCGAATCCTCGGATTATGCATATGGGTGTACAGCGCATGGGTTTATTATTAAAATCGGTTGGAGCTCAGCTATGGAAGTAAAGAACTCGATTTTGAGTTTTTATGCTAAACTCGGTTGCATGGATGTTGCTATAAAAGAGTTTGAATCTGTTGGGTTACTCAGTCAAGTGTCTTGGAATGctatgattgatggttatataAAAATGGGGAACACCATTGATGCCTTTCATGTGTTTCAACGTGCACCGATGAAGAACGTGATTTCTTGGACTAGTATGATTGCAGGGTATGCGAGAAACGGGGAAGGAGAACAAGCTCTTAACTTGTTTGTTCAGATGGTAAGAAGTTGTATATGCCTGGATGAGTTCACATTTGGAGCTATACTTCATGCTTGTTCGAGTTTGGCGGTACTTGGGTTTGGCAAAATGGTCCATGGTTGTGTGATTAGGTATGGCTTTCAAGCCTATGTCTATGTTGGAAATGGCCTGGTTAACATGTATGCTAAATGTGGGGATATCAAAGGGTCAAGCTACGcatttaatgaaattcttgagAAGGATTTGGTTTCTTGGAATGCAATGTTGTTTGGATTTGGAATGCATGGGTTGTCTACTCAAGCATTACAGATCTATGATGAGATGGTGGCACATGGGATGAAACCAGATAAAGTTAGCTTTATAGGCTTGTTAATGACTTGTAGCCATGCAGGCCTTATCAATAAAGGTCgtttattttttgatattatgAGCTCTTTGTATGGTCTTACCTATGAGATAGATCATGTAGCATGCATGGTGGATATGCTTGGCCGGGGTGGGTATTTAGTAGAGGCAAAAGAGTTGTCTAGTAAATACTCGAAAAAAGATACTGTTGAGGCTAAGAGCAGCTCATATGAAGCCCTGCTAGGTGCATGTTCCATTCACGGGGATGTCAGAATGGGGGTTAGTGTCCGGGACGATTTACAGCACAGTGTAGACTCTCAAAAAGATATGGGTTATGTGTTATTGTCGAACTTGTATTGTGCTAGCGGGCAGTGGAAGGAAGCTGAGATTGTGAGGAAAGCAATGGTGGATCAAGGGGTCAAGAAAATGCCTGGTTATAGTTGGATTGAAGTGAAAAATAAGGTGACAGTTTTTGTTGCAGGTAACATTTCACATCCATATAGGGAAGAGCTATATATGATATTAAACTCTCTTGATCCGGAAATGAGAAATCCTTGCTTTTCTAGTTTCGaaatttga
- the LOC107892632 gene encoding uncharacterized protein, whose product MYHAGNQGHSTKNCIAFKIRVQGLIDAGILGFDGVSNVTRNPLPNHTGGNVSAVTNEDNWQAKGYVAEVRTPLRKVWEMMIENGLLCPSSRILKEKSTKDQGFCDFHGVEGHNIQSCKEFRKLLQDMMDNKEVKVFDRVEGAEEGEICAFDNQSMASPYSVDRPLVIYYEAKKEEVSGEVKPSLIIEVPAPFSYNDNKTVPWKYDVNIVVPEGEKSKVINKDVTGVGHFTRSGRCYCLETVELKKKVASPSQKEKAPMYEVEDDVELPSEQEVKKAVNEEEAYNFISFSDDEIPPNGRGSVKALHIKTNCKGYIVSNVLIDNGSALNVMPLATLSRMPIDMSYLRPYHSIVRAFDGTRREVMGKIQIPLKVGPCAYDIEFQVMDITPSYNCLLGRPWIHSARAVPLSLHQKLKFIMDGCLITITGEEDIVAFISADAPYIEISEDAVECSFRSLEFINAAFVAEGNKIPIPKLSRNTKMGIKLTVGKGARARKALGKYQQGMARALKPTHHKGRYGLGFKPSIHQRRK is encoded by the exons ATGTATCACGCTGGAAATCAGGGGCATTCTACAAAAAACTGCATTGCCTTTAAAATAAGGGTTCAAGGTCTCATCGATGCTGGTATCCTGGGATTCGATGGCGTTAGCAATGTGACGAGAAATCCCCTTCCTAACCATACTGGCGGGAATGTAAGTGCGGTGACAAATGAAGACAATTGGCAAGCCAAAGGTTATGTTGCCGAAGTAAGGACACCTTTGCGAAAGGTATGGGAGATGATGATTGAAAATGGCTTGCTCTGCCCATCTAGTAGGATTCTCAAAGAAAAAAGTACAAAAGACCAGGGCTTCTGTGATTTTCATGGCGTCGAAGGGCATAACATCCAATCTTGTAAGGAATTTAGGAAATTACTTCAGGACATGATGGATAATAAAGAGGTCAAGGTCTTTGATAGGGTGGAGGGGGCCGAAGAAGGAGAAATATGTGCCTTTGATAATCAATCGATGGCTTCCCCTTATAGCGTCGATAGACCTTTGGTGATTTATTACGAGGCAAAGAAGGAAGAAGTTAGTGGAGAAGTTAAACCAAGTTTGATAATCGAAGTACCTGCTCCTTTCTCTTACAATGACAACAAGACAGTGCCGTGGAAGTATGATGTCAATATCGTTGTGCCTGAAGGTGAAAAGTCAAAAGTTATTAATAAAGATGTCACTGGAGTAGGACATTTTACTCGCAGCGGAAGGTGTTATTGTCTCGAGACGGTTGAGCTAAAAAAGAAGGTTGCTAGTCCGAGCCAAAAAGAAAAAGCACCAATGTATGAGGTTGAGGACGATGTTGAATTACCGTCCGAGCAAGAAGTTAAAAAGGCTGTGAATGAGGAGGAAGCAT ATAATTTCATCTCTTTCAGTGATGACGaaataccgccaaatggtagggGCTCCGTAAAAGCATTGCACATCAAAACCAATTGCAAGGGCTACATAGTATCAAATGTGCTCATTGACAATGGATCTGCACTCAATGTtatgcctttggccacgctttctAGGATGCCGATTGATATGTCCTATCTGAGGCCTTATCATtctatagtaagggcatttgatgggacACGACGAGAGGTCATGGGAAAGATCCAAATTCCTCTAAAAGTGGGGCCATGTGCATATGATATCGAGTTTCAGGTCATGGACATCACGCCTTCATACAATTGCCTCTtaggaagaccttggatccattctgctagGGCAGTTCCTTTATCTCTCCATCAAAAATTAAagttcatcatggatggctgcTTGATTACTATCACTGGTGAGGAAGACATCGTCGCATTTATCTCTGCTGATGCACCCTACATCGAAATAAGCGAAGATGCTGTAGAATGTTCTTTTCGCTCCTTGGAATTTATTAATGctgcatttgttgctgaaggGAATAAGATTCCCATTCCCAAACTATCGAGGAATACCAAGATGGGAATTAAGCTGACTGTGGGAAAAGGAGCTCGAGCGAGGAAAGCCTTGGGAAAATACCAACAAGGGATGGCTAGAGCTTTGAAACCAACGCACCACAAGGgtcgatacggtttggggttcaaGCCAAGTAtacatcaaagaagaaaataa
- the LOC107892954 gene encoding peroxidase 24 — protein MTVGYTIFILFVSLSLLGFLNGCNAHRLRYNFYKVTCPQANRIVKRIITNETRTNPALGAQLIRMQFHDCFVRGCDGSVLLDTVNNDSKAEKDAIPNRSLKGFDVIDDIKNAIEKVCPNVVSCADILALAARDAVSAPFKRRLWNVALGRRDGRISLASETNGNIPSPFADFTSLLQTFNNKTLDVNDLVVLSGAHTIGVAHCGTFSRRLYNFTGKGDADPTLDPTYADFLRKQCPNLANPKTIVEMDPGSSRSFDKHYYHILRQNKGLFISDAALLTNKESESIVIRLQRSRGLFFAAFARSMRKMAAIDVLTGKDGEIRRNCRVVNL, from the exons ATGACGGTTGGATATACCATTTTCATTCTCTTTGTTTCTCTTTCTTTGCTCGGATTTTTAAACGGTTGCAATGCACATAGGTTAAGGTATAACTTTTATAAGGTAACGTGTCCGCAGGCTAATCGGATAGTAAAACGGATTATCACGAATGAAACTCGAACTAATCCAGCTTTGGGTGCTCAACTAATTCGAATGCAATTCCATGATTGCTTTGTTAGg GGTTGCGATGGTTCAGTGTTGTTGGATACAGTTAATAATGACTCCAAGGCTGAAAAAGACGCGATTCCGAATCGATCTTTGAAGGGATTCGATGTGATCGATGATATCAAGAATGCTATTGAAAAGGTTTGCCCTAATGTTGTTTCTTGTGCTGATATCCTTGCATTGGCAGCTCGTGATGCTGTTTCTGCACCG TTTAAGAGACGGTTATGGAACGTAGCCCTTGGAAGAAGAGATGGGAGAATTTCACTTGCAAGTGAGACCAATGGAAACATCCCTTCACCCTTTGCAGATTTCACCTCTTTGCTTCAAACTTTTAACAACAAAACCCTTGATGTTAATGATCTTGTTGTTCTTTcag GCGCTCACACCATTGGAGTTGCTCACTGTGGAACATTCTCAAGAAGACTCTACAATTTCACCGGCAAAGGTGACGCCGATCCAACCTTAGATCCGACATACGCCGACTTCTTGAGGAAACAATGCCCGAACCTGGCAAATCCGAAGACGATAGTGGAAATGGATCCTGGGAGTTCACGATCATTCGACAAACATTACTATCACATCTTACGCCAAAACAAAGGATTGTTCATATCGGATGCGGCGCTTCTCACAAACAAGGAATCGGAATCGATTGTGATTCGGTTACAAAGATCAAGAGGCTTGTTTTTCGCTGCATTTGCGAGGTCCATGAGGAAAATGGCCGCCATTGATGTTCTTACTGGAAAGGATGGAGAAATCAGGCGAAATTGTCGTGTTGTTAATCTCTGA